The Littorina saxatilis isolate snail1 linkage group LG1, US_GU_Lsax_2.0, whole genome shotgun sequence nucleotide sequence CACTTTATTGAAAAAAGAGGatgaaattgacaaaataaacatcatGCAGTTATTCTAGGGTGTTCAAACTGCCTAAAAATGATAAAAACCCAAATCACATCATGGGACCATTTTGGATCAAAATTCCGTGCCACCTCTGCCCTTAATCCATGTAGTGTAGTCAATTGTAGGGGTTCCATGGTGACATTGTTATCAGGATGAAAAGAAAAGTTATCTGAAAAATATGATTTATTTCTTTTCAGGTGACGATGATTACGAGGATCAAGTTGGGCCTGGCGTGGAGGGTGAACGGGGCTCCAAGCTGGTGTCTGACAGGGACCCtgatgctcccatggggtcgccttcacgcggcgggagcgtttaaacagagctaccccacccctttacttctcttcttttgtcttatttctgccttaccagtcctttcacctatatttccttccaagaaaactctccctactattccctgcagtttcccaattcttttcttgttgtcttatttctacctgactggatccatcacctttatttcacttaccaaaagtcttcttttccacatccttatttctctgcaccccgcatgttgtaagaggcgactaacggattctgtttctccttttacccttgttaagtggttcttgtatagaatatagtcaatgtttgtaaagattttagtcaagcagtatgtaagaaatgtttagtcctttgtactggaaacttgcattctcccagtaaggtcatatattgtactacgttgcaagcccctggagcaattttttgattagtgcttttgtgaacaagaaacacttaacaagtggctctatcccatctcccccctttccctcgtcgcgatataaccttcgtggttgaaaacgacgttaaacaccaaataaagtaaagtaaaaggGATCCTGATGACGACCAAGTTGTGCAGCCTGAGACTGATGAGTCTGACTCCGACTGTGATAGCGTAATGTATCCTGCCCTAGTTACACCTTGCAAACAAGACAAATCTAGAGCTGATCCTTTACATGTTGCAGAAAAAGCTCCCCAGGAAAACAAATGGGGTAAAAAACATTCATGCAAATTTTGTTCAAAAATGGTAGTAAAAATGTCGACACATTTGACAAAGGTCCATGCTCACGGAGCGGATGTGGCGGCAGTTTTGAGACTTCCCAAAGGATCCAAAGAGAGAAGGAACGGGTTTGTAAGATTGCTCAATGAGGGAGACTATAAACACAACTATGATGTGTTGGAAGGCCAGTCCGGAACAGTCATTCCAAAGTACAGAAAAGCAGGTCGCCAGGTAGGTCAACTTTCAGCCTGCAGGTTTTGCCAAGGGCTGTATGCCAAGTCCCTGTTGAGTAAGCATTTGCACAACTGTCCACAAAATCCAGATCCAAGTAAGCACTTGAAGTGGGGCGAGTGTTCCAAGGTAGGATCATACATGCTTCCCAttggaaaagaaaagaacagtgCCTTCTTTCAAGCTGTTGTTGGAAGAATGAGAGATGACGCCGTCATGAGAGTCATAGCAAATGACAGTCTGATCATCAAGTTTGGTTCCAGGTTGTTCTACAAAAAAGATGTGGAAGAACATACTAGGGGCAACATCAGCAGCCGGCTGAGAGAACTAGGGCGTTTGGTCTTGGAGTTAAAGGCAAAATCTGAAATGAAGGTTGCAAGCCTTAAACAAGCACTTGATCCTATCCATTTTGATTTGGTCATTGAAACAGTCCGAGCCATGGCTCACTTTGAAGAACCAAGCCATGCTTACAAGAAAGGGAACCTGGCTCTCAAACTTGGCTACTCTCTGAAGACCTGCTGTAAAATTCTTGTGTCGGAAGCCATCAAATCCAGTGACAAGCTTTTGCTGGAAAAAGTCCAAAACTTTTCTTCTCTCCTGGCGAGTGATTGGCATGATTCTGTCTCAGCAGGTGCTGCTCAGTCGGTCACAATGGCTAAAATGAACAAACAGCTCCTCCTTCCCTCTTTGAAAGACGTCGAGAAAGTGAATGGTGTGATCAACGAGGACATGCAATCAACTGAATACAGTGTCCTGGCCAAAGCCACACTAGCCTCTCTGACCATCTTCAACAGAAAAAGAGGAGGGGAGTTGCAGAGAATGAAAGTTCAGGACTTTCAAGTGTTGCAGTCGTCGTCAATTGAGGAGGAAATGCTGAAAACTCTGACAACAACTGAGCAAAAGCTTGTCAAGATCCTACAAAGAGTGGAAATCAAAGGAAAGTTCACACGACCTGTGCCCATCCTCTTGACACCAAGCATGGTTCATGCTGTTGAGCGTTTGTTGAAGATGAGAGCTGAGAAAGACATCACAAGTCCATACTTATTTGCCTCAAGTGGTGAGAAGCCCTTTAGGGACTCTGACGTCCTTAGGACCTATGCACAGAAGGCGCAGGTGGATTCTGAATCACTGTTCACAGCCACCAACCTCAGGAAACAACTAGCAACACTTAGCCAAGCGATGGAGTTGTCAAAGTTAGAGGAAGACCAACTGGCAGGCTTTCTCGGACATGACATTCGCATCCACAGGGGTGTCTACAGAAAGCCAATTCAGATTGTTCAGAAGGCAAAGGTAGCCAGTGTCCTCTTCAAACTCAACAGAGGTGTTGATATACCCGAAGAAATTGACGAAAAGAGTCTTGAAGAAGAAATTCTACCTGCAGATGAAGAGAATGAAGATGAGGAACCTGCTGCCACTGCCAGCGCTGAAGTGTCTAAAGAAGAAAGACCACCATCTTGCTCTCTTTCAAATGAAAATACAGCTGGAGCTTGTGCATCCGTTGGTGATGTTTCCCTTACCATCGCCCCAGCTACCAGTACATCAGCTAAAGGGGGTAAAACACTGACTCAGAAGAGAAGGCCTGATGGAACAAAAACTCAGAAGAAAATGCCttggaaaaaagaggaaattgCTGCAGTTGAGAAACATTTGGCTGCATGTTTTTCAATGAATAAAGTCCCGCAAAAACTTGAAGCAGAAAGATGCAAACAGGCAGAAAGTAGTGTTCTAAAGCACAGATCCTGGAAGGACATTAAATACTGTGTCCACAATCGTCTCAAGCAAATAAGGTCAAAGTAGGTACCTATAATGGTCAGAAGTTGCAAATGAGAGACTGATCTCTTGGGAGCGCTAACTGGTGAAGGGTCAGCTCTAGGGAAAACTTTTGAGTTGAGATTAAAGGCCTTACTCTGTATTTGTAGAGGCAGCTTACATCATCTTGGTTTGCAGCTGGTATTTCTGCCACATGGCATAAAGGAAACTGAAAGTATGGATTGGTAGGTTTGTCAAAATTGTTGGCTGTAAACACAATCCCATgttgagaaaaaacaaacaccaaa carries:
- the LOC138959878 gene encoding uncharacterized protein, giving the protein MYPALVTPCKQDKSRADPLHVAEKAPQENKWGKKHSCKFCSKMVVKMSTHLTKVHAHGADVAAVLRLPKGSKERRNGFVRLLNEGDYKHNYDVLEGQSGTVIPKYRKAGRQVGQLSACRFCQGLYAKSLLSKHLHNCPQNPDPSKHLKWGECSKVGSYMLPIGKEKNSAFFQAVVGRMRDDAVMRVIANDSLIIKFGSRLFYKKDVEEHTRGNISSRLRELGRLVLELKAKSEMKVASLKQALDPIHFDLVIETVRAMAHFEEPSHAYKKGNLALKLGYSLKTCCKILVSEAIKSSDKLLLEKVQNFSSLLASDWHDSVSAGAAQSVTMAKMNKQLLLPSLKDVEKVNGVINEDMQSTEYSVLAKATLASLTIFNRKRGGELQRMKVQDFQVLQSSSIEEEMLKTLTTTEQKLVKILQRVEIKGKFTRPVPILLTPSMVHAVERLLKMRAEKDITSPYLFASSGEKPFRDSDVLRTYAQKAQVDSESLFTATNLRKQLATLSQAMELSKLEEDQLAGFLGHDIRIHRGVYRKPIQIVQKAKVASVLFKLNRGVDIPEEIDEKSLEEEILPADEENEDEEPAATASAEVSKEERPPSCSLSNENTAGACASVGDVSLTIAPATSTSAKGGKTLTQKRRPDGTKTQKKMPWKKEEIAAVEKHLAACFSMNKVPQKLEAERCKQAESSVLKHRSWKDIKYCVHNRLKQIRSK